A segment of the Pseudomonas serboccidentalis genome:
GTGGTTATATGAAAAATCGCTATGCTGCGGACCAGATTTTTCCTGTCGTTTTTCTGGACGTCTTAATGGAATTGGCAAATTTCGGCCTGATCATCGCCGGGCTGGTGGTGGGTTTTATTGTCGGCATGACCGGCGTCGGCGGTGGTTCGTTGATGACGCCGATCCTGCTGTGGTTCGGCATCAACCCGGCAACCGCAGTGGGCACTGACCTGTTGTACGCAGCCATTACCAAATCCAGTGGCGTGCTCGTTCACAAAAAGAACAACAACATCGACTGGGCCATCACCGGTTGGCTGACTCTGGGCAGCGTACCGGCGGTCGCCATGACCTTGTGGTTCCTCAGCACCCTGCACACCGCGCCCGAGGCGATGAACGCGATCATCAAACAAGCCCTGGGCTTTGTGCTGTTCGCCACGGCGCTGGCGATTCTGTTCAAGAAACGCTTGCTGGAATTCGCTCACAAACGCGCCGGCGGCAACTACAACCCGAGCGGCGTGCGCCTGAATGTGATGACGGTGATCACCGGTCTGATCCTCGGCACCATGGTCGCCCTGACCTCGATCGGGGCCGGCGCCCTCGGCACAGTCGCGTTGTTCATCCTCTATCCGCTGCTACCGACCCGCCGCCTGGTCGGCACCGAAATCGCCCACGCCGTGCCACTGACCCTGGTCGCCGGCCTCGGCCACGCGAGCATGGGCAACATGGATTGGGGCGTGCTGGCCTTTCTGTTGATGGGTTCGCTGCCGGGCATCTGGCTCGGCAGCCACCTGACCGGGCGCATTTCCGATGAATTGCTGCGCCCGTGCCTGGCGACCATGCTGCTGTTGATCGGCTACAAACTGGCGTTCTGATCGATATCCATGAGCGAAACCACCCTGTACTGCAACGAGCGCCTGGCCATCACCGTCGAACCCCGGGAGATGCGCATGAGCCACTGGTTGTATGCGCCGCGGGTGGTCGATCAACGGAGCGGGCGGGAGCTGCTGGATTTGAGTGACAGCCTGTGGGACCTGATTGCCACGGCCGATGAAACGGCCAGTGGCATTGATCTGTTGCTGCGCAAATATCCGGGTGATCGGCCGGCGGTAACGTTGAGTATCAGCCTGGAGGATGGGCAGCTCAGGATTGCCGGGCGCCAAGTCGATGCTTCAGTGCTGGCGTCCGTGCTGGGCTGAACGCACTGAACCGTTGTGGCGAGGGAGCAAGCTCCCTCGCCACAGGATCAAAACCCATCAGCGCTGGATGACAAACTTCATCACCGTCACCGGCAGATCGTCGTACAGCAGATCCTCGATCACCTCCCAACCCAGTCGCGCGTACAGCGATTGCGCCGCGTCGGTGTACAGATACAACTGCGACACGCCCAGCGCCGCCGCCTCATCGACAATCCTGTTGACCAGCTGCGATGCGACTCCGCGCCCGCGATCCTCAGCCTTCACATAGACCCCCGCCAGCCACGGCGTCAGTTGCGGGCGGATCTTCATGTCACTGTCGATCAGCAGCGCGCCACCGAGCAATCTGCCGTCTTCAATGGCCACCACCGCGCAGGGAATCGCGCCCTTGCCGCAAGCCGCGCGCATGCGCACGGTACGGGCCTCAAGGGTATCGCCGTCACGGAATTCGCCCCATTCCTTGAAATTGAGCGCGGCCAGTTCCTCAATCAGATGCGGGTGATCGCACAGGTAGTCGATGTGCATACGCAGAACTCCATTTCGTCGGTCGAACTGCCACCCTAATGCGGTCATAAAAGGTAATCAAATCCACCTCACGATTGTGCGCATCCGGTTGCGCAATGACGGGGCTGACCTAAGCTTCTGGCAAGGCGAAACATATTTGCCGGGCCTGCCCGGAACAATCGCCACGATGCGCAATCATTAGAGCGTGGATATCAAAAGGAGATGCGCATGCTCATCAGGTCACTGACCCTGACACTCTTGCTGGCGATTGCCGGCCCCTTGTTCGCCGCAGACAACGATTCGCCCATCGCCGGGGACCTGGGCAGATCCCGACCGTTGATCGTGATTGCTTCAAGCACCGTCGACCCGGTGTGGGTGGGGCTGAAAAAGTCGCTGGAAGATCCGGCGAACAAGAAGGGCGTCACCGATCGCAACATCAAGGTCTACACCATTCTCAATATGGCCGGACAGCTCGACGGCAAGGACCTCGGCCAGCAGGACACCATGGCCCTGTTGCGTTCGCTGAAGCTGGGCGCCGGGGCGTACCCGAAAGTGTTCCTGCTCGGCAAGGACGGCGAGACCAAACTCTCGGCCTCGGGCGATGAAGCAAAATCTGTGGACTTGAAGAAAGTCTTCGACACGGTTGATGCGCTACCGGCGAGCGAAAAAGACATCGCGCCGCCAACGGTTGCAGCCCCTGCAACCACCGAACCGACGACCAAGAAAGGCGAGAAGGGCGCCAAGGCGACCAAACCGGCGAAACCGAGCAAGCCACCGGAAATGCCGGATGATTGATCCAGCGACCTGAAACAAAAAATGGGCGACCTCTGCAGGTCGCCCATTTTTATTGCCTTCTTTTGTGCTTCAGTCAGTCAGCGCGCTGAAGATGCTATGCGCAATCTTCACTCGCTCCGCGTTCGGGTAGTTCTTGTTCGCCAGAATCACGATGCCGAGGTCTTTCGACGGCACGAAGGCCACGTACGCACCGAAGCCGCCGGTGGCGCCGGTTTTGTTGTACAGCACATTGGCCGGTTCCGGCTGTGGCGAGGCCAGCCATTTGACCTTGTGCGCTTGCATCGTCATTTCCGTGGAGTTGCCGGCTTGCAGACGTTCGAGGCTGATCGGGTAGGGGTAGCGTTCCCAGCCCAGACCCTGGGTCATGTCGCCGATGGTGTAGTAACCGGTGTGGGTAAGGGCGATGGCTTTTTGCAGGGGTGTTTCGAGTTTGGCGGTGTTGAGGTTGGCCTCGACGTATTGCAGCAGGTCGGCGGTGCTGGTTTTCACGCCGTAGGCTTCGGAATCGAGGGCGCCGGGGCTGACTCGAATCGGTTTGTTGTTCTTGTCGTAGCCCTGGGCGTAGAGCTTTTGTTCAGACGCCGGCACCGACAGGAAGGTGTGCTTGAGCCCGAGTTTCGGCAGCAGGGTTTCGGTCATGACCTGATTGAACGGCTGGCCGAGACTTTTTGCGGCCAGGTAACCGAACAGGCCGATGCTCGGATTGGAGTAGAGGCGATGGCTGCCGGCCGGAAAGGTCGGTTTCCACTGTTGGTAATAGCCGAGCATTTTGTCGGAAGAATCCGCAGCCTCCGGGAATTGCAGTGGCAGGCCGCCGGCGCTGTAGGTGCCCAGTTGCAGCAGGCTGATGTGATCAAAAGCGCTGCCTTTCAGCTCGGGCCAGTGCTGGCTGGCCTTGTCGGAGAACTCCAGTTTGCCGATGGCTTGTGCGTAACCGGCGAGTGTCGCGGTGTAGGTCTTGCTCACCGAGCCGACTTCAAACAGGGTGTTTTCGCTGACCGCTTGCCCGGTGTCCTTGGCCGCAACGCCGTAGTTAAAGTAATGCGCTTGACCGTTAACCGTGATCGCAACTGCCAGACCAGGGATGTGCTGTTGCTGCATCACCGGGGTCACGGCGTTTTTCACCACGGCTTGCAGTTGCTCGTCGGTGGGCGTGGCGGCGATGCACGCGGTAGCGCCGAAAAGCAGGCCAAAGGCACTGCAGGAAATGACTTTACTCGGATTGACGAAGGACATGAGTGAACCACTCTCCATGAGTGTTGATGGTGTTATCCCGCTACACTGCGGGCGATTTTCCTGTTGGGCGGCTGATCAGCGCCGTCAATTTAGGCAGTGCGGACGCAATCGGCAAACGATGAAATTTCGCATGAGCCATTAGAAAAATTTGGGACTGGGCATGATTCGACCTCAATTGCCGCTCAATGCACTGCGCGCGTTCGAAGCTTCGGCGCGGCATCTGAGCTTTACCCGTGCCGCCGTGGAGCTGTGCGTGACCCAGGCGGCGGTGAGCCATCAGGTCAAAAGCCTCGAAGCGCAACTCAACGTCACCCTGTTCAAGCGCCTGCCACGCGGGCTGATGCTCACCGGTGAAGGCGAAACCCTGTTGCCGGTGCTGACGACCTCGTTCGATCACATTGCGCAGATGCTCGAACGTCTGGCCGGTGGACAATACCGCGAAACGTTGACCGTCGGGGCGGTGGGGACGTTCGCGGTCGGCTGGTTGTTGCCGCGGCTGGCGGACTTTGAGGCGAAACATCCGCTGGTCGACTTGCGCCTGTCGACGCACAACAATCGGGTCGACGTCGCTGCCGAAGGGCTGGATTATGCGATTCGTTTCGGTGCCGGGGCGTGGCATGGCATCGAGGCCACGCGACTGCTCGACGCTCCACTGTCGGTGCTGTGCGTGCCGGAAATCGCCCGGCAACTGCACACGCCGGGGGATCTGCTGCAGCAGCGCTTGCTGCGCTCCTATCGCACCGATGAATGGCCGGAATGGTTTCACGCTGCCGGCCTGGCGACCCACGCGGCACCGCCGCAGAGCATTGTGTTCGACTCATCGCTGGCGATGATGGAGGCCGCGCTGCAGGGCAGCGGGGTGGCGCTGGCGCCGCCGTTGATGTTCGCCCGGCAACTGGCGGCGGACGTGATTCGCCAGCCGTTTGCGATTGAAATCACCACCGGCAGCTATTGGCTGACGCGGTTGCAATCGCGGTCGGAAACGGCGGCGATGACGGCGTTCAAACAGTGGCTGCTACAAATCACTGCCTGACACAAAACCCTTGTAGGAGCTGCCGCAGGCTGCGATCTTTTGACTTTGATTTTTGAAGATCAAGATCAAAAGATCGCAGCCTGCGGCAGCTCCTACAGGGGAAGCATCAGCAGCGCATCAACGCACCAGGCACGGCCGCTTGTTATCGAACGTCCACCCCGGAATCAAGAACTGCATCGCCACGCTGTCATCCCGTGCGCCGAGGCCCATGCCTTTGTAGAGTTCGTGGGCCTTGGCCAGTTGATCCATGTCCAGCTCCACGCCCAGCCCCGGTTTGGTTGGCACCTGCACACAGCCGTCGACAATCTGTAGCGGCGCCTTGGTCAGGCGCTGGCCGTCCTGCCAGATCCAGTGGGTGTCGATGGCGGTGATGTCACCCGGTGCCGCCGCCGCGACATGGGTAAACATCGCCAGGGAGATATCGAAGTGGTTGTTGGAGTGCGAACCCCAGGTCAGCCCCCACTCATGGCACAACTGCGCGACACGCACCGAGCCCTGCATGGTCCAGAAGTGCGGGTCGGCCAGCGGAATGTCCACCGACTGCAACTGGATCGCGTGGCCCATCTCGCGCCAGTCGGTGGCGATCATGTTGGTCGCCGTCTTCAGCCCGGTGGCGCGGCGGAATTCGGCCATGACTTCGCGCCCTGAGTAACCGTTTTCCGCACCGCACGGGTCTTCGGCGTAAGCCAGCACGTGATGCTGGTCGCGGCACAGGCGGATCGCTTCTTTCAGTGACCAGGCGCCGTTCGGATCAAGGGTGATGCGCGCGTCCGGGAAGCGTTCGGCCAGCGCTGTCACGGCTTCGATTTCCGCATCGCCACTGAGTACGCCGCCCTTGAGTTTGAAGTCCTTGAAGCCGTATTTCGCTTGGGCGGCTTCGGCCAGGCGCACCACCGCTTCGGCGGTCATGGCCTTCTCGTGTCGCACGCGGAACCAGTCGTTATCGGCGTCCGGTTCGCGGCGGTAGGCGAGGCTGGTTTCGCGCTGATCGCCAACGTAGAACAGATAACCGAGCATCTTCACTTCATTGCGTTGCTGGCCTTCGCCGAGCAATGCCGCAACCGGTACGTCGAGGTATTGGCCGAGCAAGTCGAGCAGGGCGGCTTCGAGCCCGGTGACGGCGTGGATGGTGATGCGCAGGTCGAACGTCTGCAGGCCACGACCGCCGGCATCACGCTCGGCGAAGGTCTGGCGCACCTGATTGAGGATTCTCTGATAGTTGCCGATGGGGCTGCCGATCACCAGGCTGCGGGCGTCTTCCAGCGTCTGGCGGATGCGTTCGCCACCGGGCACTTCACCGACGCCGGTGTGACCGGCGTTGTCTTTGAGAATGACGATGTTGCGGGTGAAAAACGGCCCATGGGCGCCGCTCAGATTGAGCAGCATGCCGTCGTGACCGGCCACCGGAATGACCTGCATGTCAGTGATGATCGGTGCTTTGGCGGTGTCGTGTGCAGTCATGTTTTTATCCTTGTCAGCATTCATCAAAACAGAAGTCAGGCGTGTTTCGCCGCGGCTTCGGCCACGGCGAGGTCAGCAGCGGACTTGGGGGTGGTGCGCGCGGCGAAGACGATGATTGCGGCGATGATCGAGGTCGCGGCCAAACCGTAGAGACCGCCTTGAATCGAGCCGGTGTGCTCTTCGAGCAGGCCGAAAGTGGTCGGCGCGACGAAGCCGCCGAGGTTGCCCACCGAATTGATCAGCGCAATCACCGCTGCGGCGATCCGCGCGTCCAGATACGCCTGCGGAATCGGCCAGAACAGTGACGAAGCGGATTTGAAGCCCAGTGCCGCAAAACAGATCGCGACAAAGGCGAAGATCGGCCCGCCGGTGGTGGACATGAACATTCCCGCCGCCGCGATCAACAGCGCGGTCGCCACCCAGGCCTGCTGGTGCTTCCACTTGGCCGAGAAGGCTGCGAAGGCGTACATGCCGATGATCGACAGCAACCACGGAATCGAGTTGAACAACCCGACCTGGAAGTCACTCATTTCGCCCATTTTCTTGATGATGCTAGGCAGCCAGAACGTTGCGGCGTAGATCGTCAACTGGATGAAAAAGTAGATCAGGCAAAACAGAATGATCTGCCGGTCCTTGAGCAGTTTGCCCATCGATGGCCGGATCGGCGTCGCGGCTTCGCGGGCCTTCTGTTCATCGTCGATGGCCGTGACCAGCGCATCCTGTTCGGCGCGGGTCAGCCATTTGGCGTCGTGGGGTTTGGCATCGAGCCAGAACCAGACGAACACACAGAGCCCGACCGAAAACATCCCTTCGATGAAGTACATCCACTGCCAGCCGTGCATGCCCAGGCCGTTGATCTGCAACAGCAGGCCGGACAGCGGGCCGGAGATCAGCGAGGCGACTGCCGAACCGCTGAGGAAAATCGCGATCGCCTTGCCGCGTTCGGCTCCCGGCAGCCAGCGGGTGAAGTAGTAGATCACCCCGGGAAAGAACCCGGCCTCGGCCACGCCGAGCAGGAAACGCAGGATGTAAAAGTGCGTTTCGTTCTGGATGAACGCCATGCCGGCGGCGACCAGACCCCAGGTGAGCATGATGCGGGTCAGCCAGATACGCGCGCCGACTTTCTGCAAGAGCATGTTGGACGGGACTTCGAACAGCGCGTAACCGATGAAGAACAGGCCGGCACCGAAGCCGTAGGCGGCGGCACCAATGCCCAGATCGTGTTCCATGTGGGTGCGGACGAAACCGATGTTCACCCGGTCAATGTAATTGACGATGAACATGATCACGAAGAGCGGCAGGACGTGGCGTTTCACTTTCGAGATGGCAGAGGCGAGTGTCGAGTCGACGCCCTCGTTCATCCCGGAGACGGAGGTTTTCACTTGGTTTTCTCCCACTGATTATTTTTATGCGGGGTAGGGCTGGGTGCTGCGTTGTTGATAGACATCATACAACTGAGATTTTTTGTCCTACAAGTGGGGGAGAACGATTAAATTTGCCTGGCGGGCAAATTTTTTATGCCTTTTTATCGATTTGTCCCGTATTTGTTAGGTTTTGTTGGCTGTTGCGGTCGTGCGTCACAATCATTCGAGGCTGAGCCTCAAGCAGGTGTTCGGCCTGACGTGTGCGAGATTTTTGGTTTTATTGAGTGTTGTCATACAAGTTGAGGGTTATTTCAACGCTAAAATCAATCTCGTCTGCCATTGCGCAATGCTACGATCCGCAAGCCCCGA
Coding sequences within it:
- a CDS encoding sulfite exporter TauE/SafE family protein codes for the protein MELANFGLIIAGLVVGFIVGMTGVGGGSLMTPILLWFGINPATAVGTDLLYAAITKSSGVLVHKKNNNIDWAITGWLTLGSVPAVAMTLWFLSTLHTAPEAMNAIIKQALGFVLFATALAILFKKRLLEFAHKRAGGNYNPSGVRLNVMTVITGLILGTMVALTSIGAGALGTVALFILYPLLPTRRLVGTEIAHAVPLTLVAGLGHASMGNMDWGVLAFLLMGSLPGIWLGSHLTGRISDELLRPCLATMLLLIGYKLAF
- a CDS encoding GNAT family N-acetyltransferase, giving the protein MHIDYLCDHPHLIEELAALNFKEWGEFRDGDTLEARTVRMRAACGKGAIPCAVVAIEDGRLLGGALLIDSDMKIRPQLTPWLAGVYVKAEDRGRGVASQLVNRIVDEAAALGVSQLYLYTDAAQSLYARLGWEVIEDLLYDDLPVTVMKFVIQR
- a CDS encoding DUF4174 domain-containing protein; this translates as MLIRSLTLTLLLAIAGPLFAADNDSPIAGDLGRSRPLIVIASSTVDPVWVGLKKSLEDPANKKGVTDRNIKVYTILNMAGQLDGKDLGQQDTMALLRSLKLGAGAYPKVFLLGKDGETKLSASGDEAKSVDLKKVFDTVDALPASEKDIAPPTVAAPATTEPTTKKGEKGAKATKPAKPSKPPEMPDD
- the ampC gene encoding class C beta-lactamase, with product MSFVNPSKVISCSAFGLLFGATACIAATPTDEQLQAVVKNAVTPVMQQQHIPGLAVAITVNGQAHYFNYGVAAKDTGQAVSENTLFEVGSVSKTYTATLAGYAQAIGKLEFSDKASQHWPELKGSAFDHISLLQLGTYSAGGLPLQFPEAADSSDKMLGYYQQWKPTFPAGSHRLYSNPSIGLFGYLAAKSLGQPFNQVMTETLLPKLGLKHTFLSVPASEQKLYAQGYDKNNKPIRVSPGALDSEAYGVKTSTADLLQYVEANLNTAKLETPLQKAIALTHTGYYTIGDMTQGLGWERYPYPISLERLQAGNSTEMTMQAHKVKWLASPQPEPANVLYNKTGATGGFGAYVAFVPSKDLGIVILANKNYPNAERVKIAHSIFSALTD
- a CDS encoding LysR family transcriptional regulator, giving the protein MIRPQLPLNALRAFEASARHLSFTRAAVELCVTQAAVSHQVKSLEAQLNVTLFKRLPRGLMLTGEGETLLPVLTTSFDHIAQMLERLAGGQYRETLTVGAVGTFAVGWLLPRLADFEAKHPLVDLRLSTHNNRVDVAAEGLDYAIRFGAGAWHGIEATRLLDAPLSVLCVPEIARQLHTPGDLLQQRLLRSYRTDEWPEWFHAAGLATHAAPPQSIVFDSSLAMMEAALQGSGVALAPPLMFARQLAADVIRQPFAIEITTGSYWLTRLQSRSETAAMTAFKQWLLQITA
- the gudD gene encoding glucarate dehydratase, translating into MTAHDTAKAPIITDMQVIPVAGHDGMLLNLSGAHGPFFTRNIVILKDNAGHTGVGEVPGGERIRQTLEDARSLVIGSPIGNYQRILNQVRQTFAERDAGGRGLQTFDLRITIHAVTGLEAALLDLLGQYLDVPVAALLGEGQQRNEVKMLGYLFYVGDQRETSLAYRREPDADNDWFRVRHEKAMTAEAVVRLAEAAQAKYGFKDFKLKGGVLSGDAEIEAVTALAERFPDARITLDPNGAWSLKEAIRLCRDQHHVLAYAEDPCGAENGYSGREVMAEFRRATGLKTATNMIATDWREMGHAIQLQSVDIPLADPHFWTMQGSVRVAQLCHEWGLTWGSHSNNHFDISLAMFTHVAAAAPGDITAIDTHWIWQDGQRLTKAPLQIVDGCVQVPTKPGLGVELDMDQLAKAHELYKGMGLGARDDSVAMQFLIPGWTFDNKRPCLVR
- a CDS encoding MFS transporter, producing MKTSVSGMNEGVDSTLASAISKVKRHVLPLFVIMFIVNYIDRVNIGFVRTHMEHDLGIGAAAYGFGAGLFFIGYALFEVPSNMLLQKVGARIWLTRIMLTWGLVAAGMAFIQNETHFYILRFLLGVAEAGFFPGVIYYFTRWLPGAERGKAIAIFLSGSAVASLISGPLSGLLLQINGLGMHGWQWMYFIEGMFSVGLCVFVWFWLDAKPHDAKWLTRAEQDALVTAIDDEQKAREAATPIRPSMGKLLKDRQIILFCLIYFFIQLTIYAATFWLPSIIKKMGEMSDFQVGLFNSIPWLLSIIGMYAFAAFSAKWKHQQAWVATALLIAAAGMFMSTTGGPIFAFVAICFAALGFKSASSLFWPIPQAYLDARIAAAVIALINSVGNLGGFVAPTTFGLLEEHTGSIQGGLYGLAATSIIAAIIVFAARTTPKSAADLAVAEAAAKHA